Proteins from a genomic interval of Pseudoalteromonas sp. MEBiC 03607:
- the yjjG gene encoding pyrimidine 5'-nucleotidase, with protein MKYSHVLFDADETLFSFNAFEGLRVMFANYGVEFTESDYHHYQATNKPLWVAYQKHEITASELQITRFTEWANKLDVSAKTLNDGFLDAMASICVPLPGAVELLTKLKPHAKLGIITNGFAKLQQKRLEHTGLQDMFDWLVISELVGKAKPAPEIFQHTFQLMGNPPKEQILMVGDTAASDILGGHNVGIDTCWLQHPGVELPEDIKPTYQINQLVELEAILGL; from the coding sequence ATGAAGTATAGCCACGTATTATTCGATGCCGATGAAACACTATTTAGTTTTAATGCATTTGAAGGCCTCAGGGTAATGTTCGCCAATTATGGCGTAGAATTTACTGAGTCAGATTATCATCATTACCAAGCAACTAATAAACCGCTTTGGGTTGCTTATCAAAAGCACGAAATTACTGCCAGTGAGCTACAGATCACCCGCTTTACAGAGTGGGCTAATAAACTAGATGTGTCAGCAAAAACCTTAAATGATGGCTTTTTAGACGCTATGGCCTCTATTTGTGTGCCACTACCTGGTGCGGTTGAACTACTGACTAAATTAAAGCCACACGCCAAGTTAGGCATTATTACCAATGGCTTTGCTAAACTACAGCAAAAGCGTTTAGAGCATACAGGTTTACAGGATATGTTCGATTGGCTGGTTATTTCAGAGTTAGTCGGTAAAGCCAAACCTGCTCCAGAAATTTTTCAGCATACTTTCCAATTAATGGGTAATCCACCAAAAGAGCAGATTTTAATGGTGGGTGATACCGCTGCTAGCGATATTTTAGGCGGTCATAATGTTGGTATCGACACTTGCTGGTTGCAACATCCTGGGGTTGAGTTACCAGAAGATATTAAACCAACTTATCAAATCAATCAGTTGGTCGAGCTTGAAGCGATTCTAGGCTTATAA
- a CDS encoding D-alanine--D-alanine ligase codes for MSQLSDKFGKVAVLFGGTSAERDVSLKSGQAVLNALQSVGVDAIAFDPKDNSLWQLKDLNIERVFIALHGRGGEDGTIQGALEFMGIPYTGSDVLGSALAMDKVRCKHLFKAMGLSTAPYTVVDSRNGFDSQAIINEFGKVMVKPSHEGSSIGMAEASSAEQLDAALNAAFKFDSQVLVEQWITGREFTVAVLGQDVQPVIEMTTPNGFYDYQAKYQSNTTQYHCPADLSVQETELLQDMALKAFDLVGASGWGRVDAMRDQQGNFYLLEVNTVPGMTEKSLVPMAAKANGASFEQLVVRILEQTL; via the coding sequence ATGAGCCAGTTAAGCGACAAATTTGGCAAAGTAGCGGTACTTTTTGGTGGCACATCTGCCGAACGAGATGTCTCGCTAAAATCAGGCCAAGCCGTATTGAACGCTTTGCAAAGCGTTGGCGTTGACGCCATTGCTTTTGATCCAAAAGATAACTCATTATGGCAATTAAAGGATTTAAATATAGAGCGCGTGTTTATTGCGCTTCATGGTCGTGGTGGTGAAGATGGCACCATTCAGGGCGCACTTGAATTTATGGGTATTCCGTATACCGGTAGTGACGTTCTTGGCTCTGCGCTTGCGATGGACAAAGTTCGCTGTAAGCACTTGTTTAAAGCAATGGGCCTGAGCACTGCACCATATACTGTTGTTGATAGCCGTAATGGATTTGATAGCCAAGCAATTATTAATGAATTTGGCAAAGTGATGGTAAAACCGTCACATGAAGGCTCAAGCATTGGTATGGCAGAAGCAAGCAGCGCAGAACAACTAGATGCCGCTTTAAACGCTGCATTTAAGTTTGATAGTCAAGTGTTGGTAGAGCAGTGGATCACTGGGCGTGAATTTACTGTAGCGGTACTTGGTCAAGATGTTCAGCCTGTTATTGAGATGACCACGCCAAATGGTTTTTATGACTACCAAGCTAAGTATCAATCAAACACAACTCAGTATCATTGCCCAGCTGATTTATCAGTACAAGAGACTGAGTTATTGCAAGATATGGCATTAAAAGCATTTGATTTAGTCGGTGCAAGTGGTTGGGGTCGTGTTGATGCAATGCGTGATCAGCAAGGTAACTTCTATTTATTAGAGGTTAATACTGTGCCAGGAATGACAGAAAAGTCGTTAGTACCTATGGCGGCAAAAGCAAACGGTGCTAGCTTTGAACAATTAGTGGTTCGCATTTTGGAGCAAACGCTTTAA
- the lpxC gene encoding UDP-3-O-acyl-N-acetylglucosamine deacetylase translates to MIKQRTIAEVVKAIGIGLHKGEKVTITLRPASANTGIVFRRVDLDPVVDFETTPEAVGDTQLCTCLTNKDGVRLSTTEHLIAAVAAMGIDNLIVELDSSEVPIMDGSALPFIYLLQKGGIKEVNAAKRFIRIKEKVRIEEGDKWAEIEPYDGFHIDFEIAFDHPAINESRQRIGLDITTQSFTEEISRARTFGFMKDIEYMHANNLALGGSMDNAVVLDEFKVLNPNGLRYSDEFVKHKILDCVGDMFMTGHNILGKITAYKSGHDLNNKLLRKIMATESAWEWATFDTPVTMPAPGLEVATA, encoded by the coding sequence ATGATTAAACAGCGTACGATTGCAGAAGTAGTCAAAGCCATAGGAATTGGACTTCATAAAGGTGAGAAGGTCACTATTACTCTCCGACCTGCGAGCGCAAATACTGGGATTGTATTTCGTCGCGTAGACCTTGATCCGGTTGTTGATTTTGAAACAACACCTGAAGCCGTTGGTGATACGCAATTGTGTACCTGTTTAACAAACAAAGATGGCGTTCGCTTATCAACGACTGAGCACCTTATTGCGGCGGTAGCGGCAATGGGTATTGATAATCTAATTGTTGAATTAGACAGCTCAGAAGTACCTATTATGGATGGTAGTGCATTACCATTCATCTACTTGTTACAAAAAGGCGGCATTAAAGAAGTAAATGCAGCTAAGCGCTTTATTCGTATTAAAGAAAAAGTACGTATTGAAGAAGGCGATAAATGGGCTGAGATCGAACCATACGATGGTTTCCACATCGATTTTGAAATTGCGTTTGATCACCCTGCAATCAATGAAAGCCGCCAACGTATCGGTTTAGATATTACGACGCAAAGCTTCACAGAAGAAATCAGCCGCGCACGTACTTTCGGCTTTATGAAAGATATTGAGTATATGCACGCTAACAACCTAGCATTAGGTGGTAGCATGGATAACGCAGTTGTATTGGATGAGTTTAAAGTACTAAATCCAAACGGCTTACGTTATAGCGATGAGTTTGTTAAACACAAAATCTTAGACTGTGTGGGCGACATGTTTATGACTGGCCACAACATTCTAGGTAAAATCACGGCTTATAAATCAGGCCATGATTTAAACAATAAACTACTTCGTAAAATTATGGCGACTGAGTCAGCATGGGAATGGGCAACATTCGATACCCCAGTGACTATGCCAGCACCAGGCTTAGAAGTAGCGACAGCTTAA
- the ftsZ gene encoding cell division protein FtsZ: MFDMMEQHSEEAVIKVIGVGGGGGNAVEHMVKQQIEGVRFIAANTDAQALRNSSADVTVQLGTQITSGLGAGANPEVGRNSAEEDAETIRASLEGADMVFIAAGMGGGTGTGAAPVVAKIAKELGILTVAVVTRPFDFEGKKRAAAAEQGINELSEIVDSLITIPNNKLLKVLGKGTTLLDAFAKANDVLFGAVQGIAELITRSGLINVDFADVRTVMSAMGTAMMGTASASGPDRAQEAAEAAISSPLLEDVDLTGAKGILVNITAGMDIAIEEFEIVGNHVKALASENATVVVGAVIDPEMSDELRVTVVATGLGGDRRPQFGIVDNGFKKASGSDVHSSMNQTTSSMYVPSFASQGSSDDVSMSAAPEKQEPVQQSTASSSVSSSTESSKKSDKSEGGDYFDIPAFLRKQAD; this comes from the coding sequence ATGTTTGATATGATGGAACAGCACAGCGAAGAAGCTGTCATTAAAGTAATTGGCGTGGGCGGTGGCGGCGGTAACGCTGTTGAGCACATGGTAAAACAACAAATTGAAGGCGTACGTTTCATTGCTGCGAATACGGATGCACAAGCATTACGTAATTCGTCGGCTGATGTGACTGTACAGCTAGGTACACAAATCACCTCAGGTTTAGGTGCGGGGGCAAACCCTGAAGTAGGTCGAAACTCAGCAGAAGAAGACGCTGAGACAATTCGTGCCAGCCTTGAAGGTGCTGACATGGTATTTATCGCAGCCGGTATGGGCGGTGGTACAGGTACCGGTGCTGCACCAGTGGTTGCTAAAATTGCTAAAGAGTTAGGTATTTTAACGGTTGCTGTAGTAACTCGTCCGTTTGACTTTGAAGGTAAGAAACGCGCGGCAGCAGCTGAACAAGGCATTAATGAGTTGTCAGAAATTGTAGACTCGCTTATTACAATTCCGAACAATAAATTGCTTAAAGTTTTAGGTAAAGGCACTACACTATTAGATGCCTTCGCAAAAGCAAACGACGTTTTATTTGGTGCGGTACAAGGTATTGCAGAGCTAATCACACGTTCAGGTCTGATCAACGTGGATTTCGCCGACGTACGTACAGTTATGTCAGCGATGGGCACTGCAATGATGGGCACTGCATCAGCGTCTGGTCCTGACCGTGCACAAGAAGCGGCAGAAGCAGCTATTTCAAGCCCATTACTTGAAGATGTCGATTTAACCGGTGCTAAAGGTATCCTGGTTAATATCACAGCAGGTATGGATATTGCGATTGAAGAATTTGAAATTGTAGGTAATCACGTTAAGGCACTTGCATCAGAAAACGCAACAGTGGTTGTTGGTGCGGTAATTGACCCTGAAATGAGTGATGAACTACGCGTAACAGTTGTTGCAACAGGTTTAGGCGGCGATCGTCGTCCACAGTTTGGAATTGTTGATAATGGCTTTAAGAAAGCATCAGGCTCTGATGTACATAGCTCAATGAACCAAACGACTAGCAGCATGTATGTACCAAGCTTTGCAAGTCAAGGCAGCAGCGATGATGTAAGCATGTCTGCTGCACCTGAAAAGCAAGAGCCAGTACAACAAAGTACAGCGAGCAGCTCAGTATCTAGCAGCACTGAGAGCAGCAAAAAGTCTGATAAATCAGAAGGTGGCGATTATTTCGACATTCCTGCTTTCCTAAGAAAGCAAGCTGACTAA
- the murG gene encoding undecaprenyldiphospho-muramoylpentapeptide beta-N-acetylglucosaminyltransferase, with translation MSKKLLVVAGGTGGHIFPGIAVADFLKQQGWQVSWIGTPDRMEATVVPKHHIDIDFINVKGVRGNGIKRLIKAPFMVMNAIFQARKILKAQKPDVVLAMGGYVTGPTGIAAKSLGIPLVIHEQNAVAGMSNRWLAKFANKVLAAFPSAFAKEHCEVVGNPVRASVANVTPKQTTTPINVLVVGGSLGAQVLNETLPAVFSELSALTTLNIWHQTGKNNEPNVTASYQQLGLAENSKVAEFIDDMDSAYQWADLVICRAGALTVSEIAAAGRMALFVPFPHAVDDHQTANAKYLVTEQAALIMQQSEFNKTAVVELLTPYVNAPEKISTMASKAKQLAILDATANVAKRCEQLADRRD, from the coding sequence ATGAGTAAAAAGTTACTTGTTGTTGCAGGCGGTACTGGCGGACATATTTTTCCGGGTATTGCCGTCGCTGATTTTTTAAAGCAGCAAGGCTGGCAGGTCAGCTGGATTGGCACGCCTGACAGAATGGAAGCGACAGTGGTACCTAAGCACCACATTGATATTGACTTTATCAATGTCAAAGGGGTTCGTGGTAACGGTATTAAACGCTTGATTAAAGCCCCGTTTATGGTGATGAATGCTATTTTTCAAGCGCGTAAAATTTTAAAAGCACAAAAGCCTGATGTGGTGCTTGCTATGGGTGGTTATGTGACCGGACCTACTGGAATTGCAGCTAAAAGCTTAGGCATTCCTTTGGTTATTCATGAGCAGAATGCAGTTGCAGGCATGAGTAACCGCTGGTTAGCAAAGTTTGCCAATAAAGTGCTTGCCGCTTTTCCATCTGCTTTTGCAAAAGAACACTGTGAAGTGGTAGGTAATCCGGTCAGAGCAAGTGTTGCAAATGTTACACCTAAGCAGACAACTACGCCGATTAATGTGCTTGTGGTGGGTGGTTCATTGGGCGCGCAGGTACTCAATGAGACTTTACCTGCTGTATTCAGTGAACTTTCAGCGCTAACAACGCTTAATATATGGCACCAAACGGGTAAAAATAATGAACCGAATGTGACTGCCAGCTATCAACAGTTAGGACTAGCTGAAAATAGCAAAGTTGCTGAATTCATTGATGATATGGATAGTGCATATCAGTGGGCCGATTTGGTAATTTGCCGCGCTGGTGCGCTAACGGTTAGTGAGATTGCCGCAGCGGGTCGAATGGCGTTATTTGTGCCTTTTCCACATGCAGTGGATGACCACCAAACGGCCAATGCAAAGTATTTAGTGACTGAGCAAGCCGCGCTGATTATGCAGCAAAGTGAGTTTAATAAAACAGCGGTCGTTGAATTATTAACACCGTATGTAAACGCACCAGAGAAAATTTCAACAATGGCAAGTAAAGCAAAACAGCTTGCTATTTTAGATGCCACAGCCAATGTTGCCAAACGCTGTGAGCAACTAGCAGATAGAAGAGATTAG
- a CDS encoding cell division protein FtsQ/DivIB, which translates to MHPVLEKAKQLKQQLNWSLIFGVSFFLVVVFGLVKITTGVSDWLVENKDAQIKHLSVLGQPKYTDEKAIIGAIKKADLSSFFELDVKHVQRLVQSLPWVATASVRKQWPDTLQVYVVEHQAVAHWNSGALLNQSGEVFEATSDKLPDTLPQLYGPEGSEIEAWTAFRQFQEMLKVNNLELTSLALSERFSWQLWLDNGIRLNLGRKEKAKRVQRFIDVYPRMEQRADAQIDVVDLRYDTGLAVSWKPLQEEQLENKSKA; encoded by the coding sequence ATGCATCCGGTTTTAGAAAAAGCAAAGCAGTTAAAACAACAACTTAATTGGTCGTTGATATTTGGTGTGAGCTTTTTTTTAGTCGTGGTTTTTGGTCTAGTAAAAATCACGACAGGTGTGTCTGACTGGTTAGTTGAAAATAAAGATGCGCAAATAAAGCATTTATCGGTATTAGGACAACCCAAATATACAGATGAAAAAGCGATTATTGGCGCAATAAAAAAAGCGGATTTATCGAGTTTTTTTGAATTAGACGTGAAACATGTGCAACGCTTGGTACAAAGTTTACCTTGGGTTGCGACAGCTTCAGTAAGAAAGCAATGGCCAGATACTCTGCAAGTATACGTAGTAGAGCATCAAGCAGTTGCGCACTGGAACAGTGGAGCGCTTTTAAATCAATCAGGCGAGGTATTTGAAGCAACTAGCGATAAGCTACCTGATACACTTCCTCAGCTTTATGGCCCAGAGGGAAGTGAAATTGAAGCCTGGACAGCATTTCGTCAATTTCAAGAAATGCTTAAGGTCAATAATTTAGAGCTGACAAGTTTAGCGCTTTCAGAGCGCTTTTCATGGCAGTTATGGCTTGATAACGGCATTCGCCTGAATTTAGGTCGTAAAGAAAAAGCAAAGCGTGTACAGCGTTTTATTGATGTGTATCCGCGCATGGAACAACGTGCAGATGCACAAATTGATGTTGTTGATTTACGGTACGATACCGGTCTTGCAGTGAGCTGGAAGCCACTTCAAGAAGAGCAATTAGAAAATAAGAGTAAGGCATGA
- the ftsA gene encoding cell division protein FtsA, translated as MTKSAERNLVIGLDVGTSKVVATVGEITADNKLSIVGVGSQVSHGMDKGGVNDLNLVSESIRRAIDEAELMADCRISSVYLGISGKHIQCQNESGVVAINNTEVTDEDIENVIHIARSVPISAERKMLHALPQEYSIDMQEGIKNPLGMSGVRMEARAHIITCSNDMAKNIEKCVERCGLEVDQLIFTALASCYSVLTDDEKELGVAVLDIGGGTMDITIYINGALRHSAVIPVAGNQVTGDIAKIFRTPISHAESLKVQYACASSQMASNEDTIEVPSVGGRPARIMSRHTLSEVVEPRFRELFELAMEEIRRSGLEDQIAAGLVITGGTAKMTGAMEVAEDIFQMPVRIGKPIGIVGLTDYVDDPSYATAVGLLQYGRTMQSMNAQKSKAEGDNNWWNRITKWFQGEF; from the coding sequence ATGACTAAGTCAGCAGAAAGAAACCTAGTGATTGGATTAGACGTTGGCACATCAAAAGTAGTAGCCACCGTTGGTGAGATCACCGCAGATAATAAACTCAGTATTGTGGGTGTTGGCAGCCAAGTATCGCATGGTATGGATAAAGGCGGCGTTAACGACCTTAACCTTGTTTCTGAATCGATTCGTCGTGCTATTGACGAAGCGGAGTTGATGGCTGATTGCCGTATCAGCTCTGTTTACTTAGGTATATCTGGTAAACATATTCAATGTCAGAATGAAAGCGGTGTGGTTGCAATCAATAACACTGAAGTGACTGATGAAGACATCGAGAATGTAATTCATATCGCGCGTTCAGTGCCTATTTCGGCTGAACGCAAAATGTTACATGCTCTGCCACAAGAATACAGCATCGACATGCAAGAGGGGATTAAAAACCCATTAGGTATGAGCGGTGTACGTATGGAAGCCCGTGCACACATTATTACTTGCTCGAACGATATGGCAAAGAATATTGAAAAGTGTGTTGAACGTTGTGGCCTTGAAGTCGATCAGTTGATCTTTACGGCTCTGGCATCATGTTACTCAGTACTAACGGATGATGAAAAAGAGTTAGGTGTCGCTGTATTAGATATTGGTGGTGGTACAATGGACATCACTATTTATATCAATGGTGCGCTGCGTCATTCGGCTGTTATTCCGGTTGCTGGTAACCAAGTGACTGGTGATATTGCAAAAATATTTAGAACACCTATATCACATGCAGAGTCACTCAAAGTACAATACGCATGTGCAAGCAGCCAAATGGCAAGCAATGAAGACACTATTGAAGTACCAAGTGTAGGTGGACGTCCAGCGCGAATCATGTCGCGTCATACTTTATCTGAGGTTGTTGAACCTCGTTTTAGAGAATTATTTGAGTTGGCGATGGAAGAAATACGCCGCTCAGGTTTAGAAGACCAGATTGCTGCAGGTCTCGTCATTACAGGTGGAACAGCAAAAATGACTGGCGCAATGGAAGTGGCAGAAGACATTTTCCAAATGCCGGTCAGAATTGGCAAACCAATCGGGATTGTTGGTTTGACAGATTATGTAGATGATCCTTCGTACGCGACCGCGGTTGGTTTGTTACAATACGGCCGTACAATGCAATCGATGAATGCACAAAAGTCGAAAGCGGAAGGTGATAATAATTGGTGGAACCGTATTACTAAATGGTTCCAAGGTGAGTTTTAA
- the yjjX gene encoding inosine/xanthosine triphosphatase encodes MKKTLRVIVGSKNPVKINAAKHVFSLYFPEYTIECKGEHAPSGVPDQPLGEDETRIGAENRVKYCQNHFDADFYTAMEGGAEQFSYGAATFAFVVIANKQQLSVGRSSNLPLPQPFYDALLAGKELGDVMDDAFNTVNIKQQGGAIGLLTNHLATRESTYVQALTLAMAPFLHPTLFNQ; translated from the coding sequence TTGAAAAAAACATTACGTGTTATTGTCGGTTCAAAGAACCCTGTAAAAATTAACGCGGCTAAACATGTCTTTAGTCTTTATTTCCCAGAATATACCATTGAATGCAAAGGTGAGCATGCACCATCGGGTGTGCCTGATCAGCCACTAGGTGAAGATGAAACCCGTATCGGCGCTGAAAACCGTGTTAAGTATTGCCAAAACCACTTTGATGCCGACTTTTATACCGCAATGGAGGGAGGCGCAGAACAATTTAGTTATGGCGCAGCAACCTTTGCCTTTGTGGTGATTGCAAACAAGCAGCAATTAAGCGTTGGCCGCAGTAGCAATCTACCTTTACCTCAACCTTTTTATGATGCCTTACTGGCCGGTAAAGAGCTGGGAGATGTAATGGATGATGCATTCAATACTGTTAATATCAAGCAGCAAGGTGGCGCTATTGGTTTATTGACCAATCACTTAGCGACTCGCGAAAGTACTTATGTACAAGCGCTAACGCTTGCAATGGCACCATTTTTACACCCTACCCTGTTTAATCAGTAA
- the murC gene encoding UDP-N-acetylmuramate--L-alanine ligase: MKESTKKENNTRPAMRRIDTIHFVGIGGAGMGGIAEVLAFEGYRITGSDIAHSAMTERLIQVGAEVFIGHDENNVKDASVVVVSSAINEQNPEIKAAKAARIPIVRRAEMLAELMRFRHGIAVAGTHGKTTTTSLIASIYAQAGLDPTFIIGGLLNSAGSNAKVGKSDFLIAEADESDASFLHLQPMVSVITNIEEDHMDTYGGSLEKMKDTYVDFIHNLPFYGLAVVCIDSEVAAELIPRFGRPVITYGESAEADYRMLDFSQTANTCSFNVVNKQGESLAVTLNMPGKHNALNATAAIAVAKDQNIANHAILEALTKFEGVGRRFQHYGTFENERGSVMLVDDYGHHPSEVAATIAAVREGWPDKRLVMVYQPHRYSRTRDLYEEFVKVLADVDQLLLLDVYSAGEEPIVGADSKSLCRSLRQRGKEPLHIASSSELAGVLADTLQDNDLVLTQGAGNIGQLVKKLAATNLSVEQLKQVNI, translated from the coding sequence GTGAAAGAAAGCACGAAGAAAGAAAACAACACTCGTCCTGCGATGCGTCGTATCGACACCATCCACTTTGTTGGTATTGGTGGTGCAGGCATGGGTGGAATTGCCGAAGTACTTGCTTTTGAAGGCTACCGCATCACAGGTTCTGACATTGCGCACAGTGCGATGACTGAACGCTTAATTCAAGTGGGTGCAGAAGTATTTATTGGTCATGACGAAAACAACGTAAAAGATGCCAGTGTTGTGGTGGTATCAAGTGCTATTAATGAGCAAAACCCTGAGATTAAAGCAGCTAAAGCGGCGCGAATTCCTATTGTTCGCCGCGCAGAAATGCTTGCTGAATTAATGCGTTTTCGCCACGGTATCGCAGTGGCCGGCACCCATGGTAAAACCACAACAACCAGTTTAATTGCCAGCATTTATGCACAAGCCGGTCTTGATCCAACCTTTATTATTGGTGGCTTGTTAAACAGTGCTGGTAGTAATGCCAAGGTCGGTAAAAGCGACTTCTTAATTGCTGAAGCCGATGAGAGTGATGCGTCATTCTTACACTTACAGCCTATGGTTTCGGTGATCACAAACATTGAAGAAGATCACATGGATACTTACGGCGGCAGCTTAGAAAAAATGAAAGACACGTATGTTGATTTCATTCATAACTTACCGTTTTATGGTTTAGCTGTGGTGTGTATTGACTCTGAGGTTGCTGCAGAGCTGATCCCTCGCTTTGGGCGTCCTGTTATTACCTATGGTGAATCGGCTGAAGCTGATTATCGCATGCTTGATTTTAGTCAAACTGCGAATACTTGTTCATTTAACGTAGTAAATAAACAAGGCGAAAGCTTAGCTGTAACGCTTAATATGCCTGGTAAGCACAATGCACTTAACGCGACAGCGGCGATTGCAGTGGCAAAAGATCAAAACATTGCTAACCACGCGATTTTAGAAGCGTTAACAAAGTTTGAAGGGGTAGGCCGTCGTTTTCAGCATTACGGTACCTTTGAAAATGAGCGTGGCAGCGTGATGCTAGTTGATGACTATGGACACCATCCATCAGAAGTAGCAGCAACGATTGCAGCGGTTCGTGAGGGCTGGCCAGATAAACGTTTAGTGATGGTTTATCAGCCTCACCGTTATAGCCGTACTCGTGATTTATACGAGGAGTTTGTCAAAGTACTGGCTGACGTTGATCAGTTATTACTGTTAGATGTGTATTCAGCAGGTGAAGAGCCTATTGTGGGAGCTGATAGTAAGAGTTTATGCCGTAGTTTACGCCAACGAGGTAAAGAACCATTACACATCGCTAGCAGCTCTGAGCTTGCGGGTGTTCTTGCAGATACCCTGCAAGATAATGATTTAGTTTTAACACAAGGCGCTGGTAACATAGGCCAGTTAGTGAAAAAGTTAGCAGCAACCAACTTGTCAGTTGAACAACTAAAGCAGGTAAATATATGA